Part of the Nicotiana sylvestris chromosome 2, ASM39365v2, whole genome shotgun sequence genome, ACTCGCATAAGTAATGTTTGTTATGTGACTCACATACTAAAATTTCTCACCGTTATAAGGGTCAATTTACAAGAGTGAAAGCGAAACCAGATTTACAAAATGATAAACCTAAAGAACCAATATCAACCGTGTGGTTGAACAATTCAAAAGACGCAACATAAATCAatagactctctcttttcttttttgttttctacTTAGAGCACAAACATGTGGACCTAAATTTGTATGCAACTAGCAAAAGGACCCACCAAGTTTCCAGTTGTGTTTCTATCAGAGGAACTTTAGTTTCATTCCTCCCTAATGCCGCTCGCAATCATTGTCATTTTCTGTGGAATATTTCACAATATGCTGTCCGACTATTGTCTCAATCTAAAGTGAGTTTAGATTTGAAATTATGGTAAGTTTAAGATTTTACCTCTTCTTTCAAGTTGATATTCTTTTATTCTCtttgtcccaatttatgtgaagTGTTTGACTCGACACataatttaagaaagaaaaaaaacttttgaaTCCTTATAGTATAAATATAAAACAAGCTATAAATAGTTAGGTGATTATAAATTATCTCATTAAAGGTAAAATAAGAAGTTTGAAGTTAAATTGTctttaaataagaaaatattacATTCTTTTGGGACATACTAAAAATGAAAGTATGACACATAAACTAAGACATAAGAAATATTAACTTTAAGTTGTCGACTtacaatatataaatatataatgctGGTTAAATTTGAAAGTATACTGTGTACAcacataaaaatacaaataaaaactaTTTAGGAATTTGTGTCAGATTACACAGGGGCGGAGCTAGCCTTCACTATATGGGTTTAATCGAACCCATTAATTTTGGTTTAAACTCTGCATTTATCTTAAGAAATTCATATAATATGTACAAATCATTAATTTAGAACCTAGTAACTTAGAAGAGCTAGATTTCAATTTTAAATTCTGACTCCGTCTCTGAGATTACACCTCTAAGTAAAGGGTTATGTAGCTTATTAGGCAGGGGTGCAATCAAATGCAGTATTTCAATACAGAATCATGATATATATGTTAAAAATTACTACTAAAATTTAACAAATGTGACATTTTAAACTCAAAATTCGAAAAGTCTAATAAGTGCAATAATTAGAACTTTAAAGGGTGAATTCGTTaattttaaattctgaattggtcTAAAACAGTACAAATGTTCGCCTATATTAGAGGCTGAAGCTGATGGCTTAATTTATGAAGTCGCTAAGGAGGTAGTGCAAGCATACTTACAATTACCAATCATCAAAACATTTGGAGAAATAAGAAAATGTCCTTACCGGAGCTTGAGCTCCCTGGCTTCCGTTTTCATCCCACTGCTGAAGAACTCATCAACTTCTACCTCAAAAGCATTATCAAAGGCAACAAACTTGACTCCAATGTCATTGCCTTTGTCAACATATATCTCCATGATCCTTGGGAGTTACCTGGTTAGTAACACActtccttccccccccccccccccgattcTTTCTTTCtgtaattattttattaatgatTTGATCGTGTAAATATAATTCACACAGTAAAAACTCATTAACCTATTGCCAAACGTTGATGTTGGAGCAAAAAAGTTTTTGATTCCAAATCAAAAGAAATTGGTACAGCAAAATATGGAACTGGAATTATTGACATTTTTAGCACATTTTTACTTATCTTTgctactttttttattttttattttattttttgtggaAGTAGGATTGGCAAGAATAGGGGAAAGAGAGTGGTATTTTTTTGTACCAATAAACAGAAAACATGGTCCTAAAGGGAAGCCTAACAGAACAACAAGAAATGGTTTCTGGAAGGCAACTGGTTCTGATTGCCAAATTCGTTCAACATTAGACCCGAGGAAGGTTATTGGGCTCAAGAAGACTTTGGTTTTCTATGGTGGAAGGGCACCTAAAGGGTGCAGAACTGATTGGGTCATGAACGAGTACAGACTTCCTGATGGCCACCCCTTACCTAAGGTACTTAACTTTAACTTATATATACTAACAGTGTAAAGATTTTTTACACTATCGATGTTATTTAACTTATTGTAATAGGTAATCTCCAAGTTGTTGATTCCATCTTTTAAATTACCTGATGGTAAAAAAACAATCACTATATAGAAGTTAAAATCAAAGTGTACTAGGTAAAAAAACAATCTCCAGTCCTCCCACtctgttctttttcttttccttttctagttCTTATTCTTTGTGACAGCGAATTCAGAATTCTTGTAGGAAAGGTTAAATAGAGAACTATTCAGAACTTTATTAACATGCTACACCAGGGGCGGAGGCAAAATTTGAGATAAGGGGATGTAAGAGATGCTAAAATATCACAATTTGGAGTTGAACTGATGACCTAAAACTGTTTTTGAACACTTTTTCCCACTATGCTATAAACTGTCCTAACTTTAACGGAATCCAACAATCAGTATATAAACATAACGGAAAAAAGATCACCTATGCGCAATATAATTTTCCTATAAAGAGGATACAATTAATTCTAGGACCAATGTCACTATATCACTATAATGTACTAAAAGTCTACACGATTTAGGGCCCGTTTGGTCATAATTGTTTTTTACTTTTTTCCAAAATCAATGTTTGGCCATGAATTTTTTTAATTCTACTTGAAAttaaatttcaaattttttcGTAATTTGAAAAAGTCCaaaaaactgtttttcaaaattttcacttcaaatcactcaaaaaaaaaaaaaatcaaaaacagctCTGTCAAAAATCAGCCATTAGAGAGCACTGTAAcgtgaagaagaaggaagaaattgAGAAATTTCTAACTGCAATTACTGTGCTAACAGaatcagttatatacaactaattgaaaagataaaataataaaaggaccTCTAACTTCTAGTAATTATATTTAGGTCCCAATAATAACTAACTTCTAATCCCTAACTTCcaatactccccctcaagctggagggTGGAGAATGTTCAACACTCCCAACTTGTTGAGTAAGAACCTATGCTATACAGATGATTGTCCTTTGGTGAAGAGATCTGCCTGTTGATCTTTGTAGAAACATATTGAGTAACCAAGATACCATCCTTGATACGTTCACGAACAAAATGACAGTctatctcaatgtgtttagtacGCTCATGAAATAAATGTTTCGCAGCTATTTGCATTGCTACTTTGCCATCACATAACAGTGTGACAGGATTAAGAATACACACTCCCAACTTTGAAAATAACCCCAACAACCACACTATTTCTGAAACTACTGATGCCATGCTGCGATATTCTGTTTCAGCACTACTTCGTGAAACAGTGTGTTGTTTCTTTGATTTCCATGAAATCAATGAATCACCAAGTTTAACTGCATATCCACTATCAAACCTTCTTGTCATTGGGCAAGCTGCCCAGTCAGAATCACAAAAAGTTGTCAATGTATCTACATTCCCTCGCTTCAATAGAACTCCCATTCTTGGTGTAGCCTTTAGATATCTGACTGCTCTAAAAGCAGCCTCCATGTGTGACTTCTAGGAAGTTGCATAAATTGTCTCAAGGTTTGCACTACATAACTGATATCTGGTCGAGTGACTGTCAAGTAGAGCAATTTCCCTATCAGTTTTTGATAGCTATTTGCATCGATCAAGGGATCTTTATCTTCTATTCCAGCAGCTCTGTCATATTTCACTGTTGTGAGTTTCTAATTGACTTCAAGTGGTGTTAATGCTGGTTTGGCACCACTTAAGCCCAACTCAGAAATGAGCTCTAAATTATATTTTCTTTGGTTAAGTAGTATTCCATGATTAGATCTCAACACCTCAATCCCTAAGCAATACCACAATTCTCCTAGGTCTTTGAGTTTAAACTGCTGATGCAAAGCTACCTTAGCTTCATCAATCAATTCCTTATTACTTCCAGTTAGTAGCAAGTCATCAACATAGATGAGGATGATGACAATATCCTTGCCTGACCTCTTAGTGAACATAGAGTAGTCATGAGTGCTATGTATGAAACCTGCTCCCACCAAAGCTTCTGTGAGTTTCAAATTCCATTGCCTAGATGCTTGCTTGAGACCATATAAAGACTTAAGCAGCCTACACACCTTCTGCTCCCCCTGCCTTTGGAAGCCCTGTGGTAAATCCATATAGACTTCTTCAAATAAATCTCCTTGAAGGAAAGCATTAAAGACATCCATTTGGTATAAGGTCCAATCTTTTGTGGCTGCAAGTGTTATCACAGACTTAATAGTCAACATCTTTGCAACTGGTGAAAATGTCTCATGATAGTCTAATCCCTCTTGTTGATTGTATCCTTTTGCCACTAGTCGTGCCTTGAATCTTTTAACTTCTCCATTTGCTTGGTACTTTATTTTGTACACTCATTTGGACCCAATAGAAGTTTTGCCCGGTGGTAAGTCAACAACCTCCCAAGTCTTATTATCTTCTAATACTTGTATCTCCTGCTTCATGGCTGTGATCCACCTCTCATCCTTTATAGCTTCCTTGAAGTTATAAGATTCCTTCAAGGCTGAAAAATTGAGATATAACTTCTGTATCTTGATGACATCTTCTCATAGGATAGGAAGTTTGAGGTTGGATAATTGCATTTTGAGGGCTTCTGTGACTGCAACACATAGTCTCTTTGCCATATAGGTGGAATCTTTATCCTTAGTGACTGTCGAGTTGGTGCATTGGAACCAGACTCAGTCCTAGGTGTATCTTGCCCATTTTGAACATCTTCAGTGACACCATCTTGAACAAGTGAACCAGCAGATATGTCTTCAACATTGTTTAGCACACCATGTGTAGTTTGTGTTCCATCTGTTACTATCTCCTGCACTGGTGGTGCAGCATCATGATTTTCATTTGGTACTGATGACTCTTCCAAATCTCCTGCTGGTGATGCTGCATTATGAATTCCATTATTGCCGCTCTCTGCGGTGAACTGGTGCATGTGTTTGTTGTTTCTATTGTATTAGGAACCTGAAATGATTCCTGAAGATTGGAAATTGTTGGTAGTCCACCTGTTTGAGCCTGCAAACCAGTCTCCAAAAAACTAGAACCAAAGTCATTAGATGTGAATAGATGTTGTGTTATTTTCCTAAATTGAAACTCATTCTCCCTAAAGGATATATCTCTGCTAATGAAGAAGGTTCTAGTAGTTAAATCATACAATCTATAGCCCTTTTGAGTAGTTGAATACCCAATGTGAACAACATGTTTAGCCCTTGCACCAAACTTATCATCTAATACTAGATTTGTAGCATAACATAGGCATCCAAAAACTCGTAAATGTGCTATTGAGGGCTCTCTACCATACAACATTCCATAAGGGATTTTCCACTTAATATCCTGGTAGGCAATCTATTAATCAAGTAAATAGCAGTTTGTACACATTCCTCCCAAAGTATGTCTAGAACATGACTTTGAAATTTTAAGGCCCTTGCAGTATTCAGTATATGTCTGTGTTTCCTTTCAGCTACTCCATTCTGCTGGGGTGTATATACAAAACTACTTTGATGAATAATTCCCTGAGATAGCAAGAACTCATTCCACTGTGTATTGAAGAACTCTTTACCATTGTCTGTTCTCAAAATCTTGACAGAAGTGTCAAACTGTGTCTTAACCATGGAAACAAATTGCTTCAGGAAAGTAATAGTTTCATTCTTAAACTGCATCAAGAAAATCCAAGTAGCTCTAGAAAAATCATCCACAACTGTAAGAAAGTAATGTTTCATATCATGAGTGCTCTTCTTATATGGTCCCCATACATCCATGTGAACCAATTCAAAGGCTCTAGCACtccttttctcatttttaggAAAGCTAAGTCTAGACTGTTTAGCTAAAGGGCAAACAGTGCATTTATTCTGCATATTATCATCTATTTTATTATGcaaaaaagaaacatactagaTAACAGGAATAGAAGCATGCCCTAATCTCTCATGCCACAAGTATGTTGTTTCACCACTTGAATTTCTCACATCCGTATTTGCTGCTAAAAGTCTAAATCCTCTTCCTTTCAGTATGTACAAACCTTCATTTTCTTTACCAATCGCTTTTACCCTGCCATTGTAAAGGTCCCGAAACACACATAGTGTAGGCTGAAATGTGGCAGCACATTTTAGATCTCTAGTTAGCTTGGACACTGACATTAGATTAAACTTAAAATCAAGAACATGTAGTACATTCTCTAGCTTATAAACATCTGACAAATATGAACTTCCCACATGTTCAATTTTTGTAGTGATACCATTTGGCAA contains:
- the LOC104210055 gene encoding NAC domain-containing protein 6-like gives rise to the protein MSLPELELPGFRFHPTAEELINFYLKSIIKGNKLDSNVIAFVNIYLHDPWELPGLARIGEREWYFFVPINRKHGPKGKPNRTTRNGFWKATGSDCQIRSTLDPRKVIGLKKTLVFYGGRAPKGCRTDWVMNEYRLPDGHPLPKDHDIVLCKVYRKATSFKVLEQRAIVEEHAAKRPPTSHDNLGPLVPQEDLESSASHNFRSFQEENHNTTIKLPQLSSPLWTELQSTGQDLWSLFSLS